A DNA window from Anastrepha obliqua isolate idAnaObli1 chromosome 5, idAnaObli1_1.0, whole genome shotgun sequence contains the following coding sequences:
- the LOC129247700 gene encoding uncharacterized protein LOC129247700 produces MMRTVTTSPHINSQRLQAIRQLNIYFTLLRVYCMLVLNYFTPRIIRNDAPSSSVKVTYTPHCTNRRRRSRSSSSSSSCSSTTSDSHRCSRCRCRSNSAVKSNINAKVNSNEFVFVKAINSRSWSRSRFGRQSTSNCQYKNNSKYMKENKSKQRKVLALLLACRQHLLFDIVYIKWLLFEHFANHFINMQIGTTLFATKTTTTAAAKTAAKSKTIEAATTTTTTTNKTTATILTFTSITCTNTTANANTNANTTSSSAIKSYSRTRKRRRRGRGISTSRYSSWCSSGSDNVHFSQLALTLTKPQFIRLQGICIIRLISLKRFLQIPKQQSNIFLKRIKNCLSALIPAVSCRSATIRDAHVKTPTASSAAETTAATTKTAPPTTAIKGAVPALATATAITVRTAKVFELSPQPHMSTSLPALLQQPLQPLQAQLELSPPPPPPPPPQPQPQLMHQLRLQQQQLKFCCGFLYRRVLVLVKCLYQRARLTDYFGGRWHWRCRPLPLLHRTLTVLILLSSLWHGTECFHGSVKLSANTVKTKYGLLRGIVVRSSPLVEAYLGIPYASPPVGSLRFMPPITPSTWKNVRNADRFSPVCPQTVPIPPNGPEALLEVPRARLAQLRRLLPLLSNQSEDCLYLNIYVPYENRRKRRSTNSMEHTHDPPTSLLATVLLIHGESYEWNSGNPYDGSELAAHGNIIVVTINFRLGIFGFLKTGGKESAQGNFGLMDLVAGLHWLKENLPAFGGDPQRITLLGHSTGAALANILMVSPVASDLVQRAALVSGSALSPWAIQKNPLFVKRRVAEQTGCHGDMLYDDLAPCLRTKSVAELLAVKIDHPRFLSGFAPFIDGTVISPNADPVGELTLPLGSAIVSTSGIEFANFPKRDLIFCLTSVESYLDLSAQDLEFGFNETRRDRILRIFVRNNFHYHLNEIFAVLKNEYTDWEKAIRSPLSSRDATLSFLSDGHTAAALIKLGYMHSLRGGRSYFLHFKHRTIEEEYPQRTGSVRGEDVPFWLGLPISPLFPHNYTTQEKQISRLMLRYLANFAKTGNPNHSGLDLPSITASTSRSPAYIAQLIEQGKVKRASLKSLNAVNKFFNLTMPHLIALQQGSLMDAHGSLNLALFYNQRRSGAMRERRAYYKRHLRNNNNNDESNELLNAAIRFGTDEPTRGEHLPFWDAYDVVNQLYLELGNKAEVQSHYRGHKLSMWLNLIPQLHKHSNINDQSMRHHQFPEDVSNRDLYEGVVRPQIQTKPPDDEDKIVVRTPKSTAPTMVVNNNTKTGGNALAGTVTTECNPDGTVYVNVGDSPTTQQPVASDNRSMVEGGTQQKDLATASTGIIGNLEMFRRLSGKQFPSYTTALIATVAVGCFLLTLNILIFAGIYHQREKRARDAKTKEELQDNDTSKNSSILKLNAIADDDGSVHFDDLTGKGTMIFGEYNYYDEKPKPGKEEKLLVDLPPIQTTAHMELNWPAGSTSTLDLLKTKHHHHNTLDAPTYSGASKEANDMQQQQHLQAISSVEMATYNAQMPIAPSIAILESAMIAPGRRSSFAASGSQTSMQFDYAVQSSDQLSFKEIEDAVKASTDDIINDMDDDIPEPPPPPRSFQSAHHQLQQQQQQQQQQGGILRSSGSNTVSSTSGKKRVHIQEISV; encoded by the exons ATGATGCGCACCGTCACCACATCGCCACACATCAATAGCCAACGGCTGCAAGCCATCAGAcaactaaatatttactttactcTCTTGCGTGTATACTGTATGCTTGTACTTAATTACTTTACGCCCAGAATAATAAGAAACGATGCGCCATCATCATCAGTTaaggttacgtatacgccccATTGCACCaacaggaggaggaggagcaggagcagcagcagcagcagcagctgcagcaGTACTACCAGCGATAGCCATAGGTGCAGTAGATGCAGGTGCCGGAGCAACAGTGCGGTTAAATCAAACATCAACGCCAAAGTCAACAGCAATGAATTTGTGTTTGTAAAAGCAATCAACAGCAGGAGCTGGAGCAGGAGTAGATTTGGTCGACAATCGACAAGCAACTgccaatacaaaaacaatagcaaataCATGAAAGAGAATAAGAGTAAGCAACGCAAAGTGCTCGCATTGTTGTTGGCGTGCAGGCAGCATTTACTCTTTGATATCGTTTATATAAAATGGCTgcttttcgagcattttgcgAATCACTTCATTAACATGCAAATTGGGACAACACTTTTTGCCacaaaaaccacaacaacagcagcagcaaagaCTGCAGCAAAATCCAAAACAatagaagcagcaacaacaacaacaacaacaacaaacaaaacaacagcaaccaTACTCACTTTCACTTCAATCACTTGCACAAACACAACTGCGAATGCAAATACAAACGCAAACACAACCAGTAGTTCAGCAATCAAAAGTTATAGCCgaacaagaaaaagaagaagaagaggaagaggaattaGCACAAGCAGATATAGTAGTTGGTGCAGCAGTGGTAGCGACAACGTACACTTTAGCCAATTGGCGCTTACGTTGACAAAGCCACAATTCATACGACTACAAGGAATTTGCATTATAAGACTGATATCATTAAAGAGATTTCTTCAAATtcctaagcaacaatcaaatatatttcttaagcgTATAAAAAACTGCCTGAGCGCGCTCATCCCTGCTGTCAGCTGCCGCTCAGCAACGATACGAGATGCGCATGTGAAAACGCCAACGGCAAGCAGTGCAGcagaaacaacagcagcaacaacgaaaacagcaccaccaacaacagcaataaaaggAGCAGTACCAGCGCTGGCAACGGCAACTGCGATAACAGTGAGAACAGCGAAAGTGTTCGAATTGTCACCTCAGCCGCATATGTCAACTTCACTTCCAGCGCTTTTGCAACAGCCGCTGCAGCCCTTACAGGCACAATTAGAATTATCGCCACCgccgccaccgccaccgccaccgcaACCCCAACCACAACTAATGCATCAGTTGCggctgcaacaacagcaattgaAATTTTGCTGCGGTTTCTTGTATCGCCGCGTATTAGTGTTAGTGAAGTGCTTGTATCAGCGCGCCCGTCTAACGGATTATTTTGGTGGCCGTTGGCATTGGCGTTGTCGGCCATTGCCGTTGTTGCATCGCACGCTCACCGTGTTGATTTTGTTATCTTCCTTGTGGCATGGCACTGAGTGTTTTCATGGCAGCGTCAAGTTAAGTGCCAACACAGTAAAGACGAAATATGGCCTGCTGCGCGGCATTGTGGTGCGCTCCAGTCCATTGGTAGAAGCTTATCTGGGCATACCGTATGCCTCGCCGCCCGTTGGAAGCTTAAG ATTTATGCCACCCATTACGCCATCCACATGGAAGAACGTACGGAATGCCGATCGCTTTTCGCCCGTTTGTCCACAGACGGTGCCGATACCGCCCAATGGCCCAGAAGCGCTGCTAGAAGTGCCGCGTGCACGCTTAGCGCAACTGCGCCGATTGCTGCCGTTGCTGAGTAATCAATCGGAAGactgtttgtatttaaatatttatgttccaTATGAAAATCGGCGAAAGAGGC GCTCGACCAACAGCATGGAGCACACGCACGATCCACCTACATCCTTGCTCGCCACAGTACTACTCATACATGGCGAATCGTATGAGTGGAATTCAGGCAATCCCTACGATGGCTCAGAGTTGGCTGCGCACGGTAATATAATTGTCGTGACCATTAACTTTCGTCTCGGCATATTTGGCTTTCTTAAAACGGGCGGCAAAGAGAGTGCGCAGGGTAATTTCGGTCTAATGGATCTGGTTGCTGGCTTGCATTGGTTGAAGGAAAACTTGCCCGCTTTTGGTGGTGATCCACAACGCATCACGCTGTTGGGGCATAGCACAGGAGCGGCGTTGGCCAACATTTTGATGGTGTCACCGGTTGCAAGcg ATCTTGTGCAGCGTGCAGCGTTGGTAAGCGGTTCTGCGCTTTCGCCATGGGCCATACAAAAGAATCCGTTGTTTGTGAAGCGACGTGTAGCCGAGCAGACCGGTTGTCATGGTGATATGTTATACGATGATTTGGCGCCCTGTTTACGCACGAAAAGTGTGGCCGAGCTGTTGGCTGTCAAAATTGATCATCCGAG ATTCCTAAGCGGCTTTGCGCCCTTCATCGATGGCACAGTCATATCGCCAAATGCCGATCCCGTTGGAGAATTGACGCTGCCCTTAGGTTCAGCCATAGTTAG TACATCAGGAATTGAATTTGCAAACTTTCCAAAACGCGACCTCATTTTTTGCCTTACCTCAGTGGAATCGTATCTGGATTTGAGTGCACAAGATTTGGAATTTGGTTTTAATGAGACACGACGTGATCGTATACTAAGAATATTTGttcgaaataattttcattatcatttaaatgaaatatttgctgTGTTAAAG aacgAATATACCGATTGGGAGAAAGCCATACGTAGTCCCCTGAGCTCACGTGATGCTACGCTCTCGTTTTTGAGTGATGGGCATACAGCAGCAGCGCTTATCAAGCTCGGCTACATGCATAGTTTACGCGGTGGTCGtagttattttttacattttaaacaCAGGACTATCGAAGAGGAGTACCCGCag CGAACCGGTTCCGTTCGTGGTGAAGATGTGCCTTTTTGGTTAGGATTACCCATTTCACCACTATTCCCGCACAACTATACTACTCAGGAGAAACAGATTAGTCGCCTTATGCTGCGCTATCTCGCGAATTTTGCGAAAACGGG CAATCCGAATCATTCAGGTTTAGACTTACCATCCATAACTGCATCAACGTCCAGATCGCCGGCATATATAGCCCAGCTCATAGAGCAAGGCAAAGTGAAACGCGCTTCCCTCAAGTCCCTAAATGCcgtcaataaatttttcaatctcACTATGCCACATCTAATCGCCCTTCAACAAGGCAGTTTAATGGATGCACACGGCTCGTTAAATCTTGCATTGTTCTACAATCAGCGGCGTAGCGGTGCAATGCGCGAACGTCGGGCCTACTACAAACGTCACctgcgcaacaacaacaacaacgacgaaTCGAATGAGCTGCTGAATGCTGCTATCCGGTTTGGTACTGATGAACCAACTCGCGGGGAACATTTGCCCTTTTGGGACGCCTATGATGTTGTAAATCAACTGTATTTGGAATTGG GCAACAAGGCGGAAGTGCAGAGTCACTATCGTGGCCATAAATTGTCGATGTGGTTAAACTTAATACCACAGCTGCACAAGCATTCTAATATCAATGACCAATCTATGCGTCATCATCAGTTTCCGGAGGATGTCAGTAATCGCGATTTATACGAAG GTGTCGTTCGGCCACAAATACAAACGAAACCGCCAGATGATGAGGATAAAATTGTGGTGAGGACGCCCAAATCGACAGCACCGACAATGGTTGTGAACAATAATACAAAGACTGGCGGCAATGCTTTAGCAGGCACCGTAACTACAG AATGCAATCCCGATGGTACCGTATATGTGAATGTTGGCGATAGCCCAACCACGCAACAGCCTGTGGCATCTGACAATCGCTCAATGGTGGAAGGTGGCACTCAGCAAAAGGATTTGGCCACCGCCTCCACAGGAATCATAGGCAATCTGGAAATGTTTCGTCGTCTTAGTGGCAAGCAATTTCCAAGTTACACTACTGCTCTTATAGCCACCGTTGCCGTTGGTTGCTTCCTGCTCACACTAAACATACTCATCTTTGCCGGCATCTATCATCAGCGCGAGAAGCGAGCACGTGACGCCAAAACCAAAGAGGAACTACAAGATAATGACACAAGCAAAAACTCCAGCATACTCAAATTGAATGCAATCGCCGATGATGATGGCAGTGTACATTTTGATGACCTCACTGGCAAGGGCACAATGATTTTCGGCGAGTACAACTACTACGATGAGAAACCAAAGCCGGGCAAGGAGGAGAAACTGCTGGTCGATTTGCCGCCAATACAAACAACGGCACATATGGAATTGAATTGGCCCGCCGGCTCTACAAGCACATTAGATTTACTGAAAACGAAGCATCATCATCACAACACTTTGGACGCGCCCACATACAGCGGCGCCAGCAAAGAAGCCAACgatatgcaacaacaacaacatctacaAGCCATCAGCAGCGTTGAAATGGCCACTTACAATGCGCAGATGCCCATCGCGCCCAGCATTGCTATACTGGAATCAGCCATGATTGCGCCCGGCAGACGCAGCTCATTTGCCGCCAGTGGCAGTCAAACTTCGATGCAGTTCGATTACGCTGTACAATCGTCGGATCAGCTATCGTTTAAGGAAATCGAAGATGCTGTCAAAGCGTCCACCGATGATATTATCAATGATATGGACGATGATATACCAGAACCACCACCGCCGCCAAGATCCTTTCAAAGCGCACACcatcagctacaacaacaacaacaacaacaacagcagcaaggTGGCATACTGCGTTCATCCGGCTCAAATACGGTTTCGAGCACGAGCGGCAAGAAACGTGTACATATTCAAGAGATTTCAGTTTAG
- the LOC129249126 gene encoding DNA-directed RNA polymerase I subunit RPA43: MKMAKRLQEYVKYTIKELESYTKQEGSCVRKINSSLHISLGPYCLADFKHALSAHIMRKKVGYFDARLEGIVLDIKNIKVLGMAAALRSDDPSMHVDVNADCYVFRPVAGAILSGVVKHVGNHHIGVIIYRVFNVSIRFAAKINKDEFKMDDTLRFRIKNFNLQHVFPYIEGDLVTESGVKIVDKFIKVEPESANANLDSGIEEHENHELDELVTLIKQENVSEDEGKALKANKKKDKSAAIKRKPKASANEVSFNEPLPVKKEISPEKKKRKSANSEELNVSQTEKVSGKNKKPKTTSEILAATQIKKEDEKDKRKTIDSEQSNGFQTDEISAKSKKHKATNEILNATQIKTEAEEEVTATPAKRRRSKANSIGGEN, encoded by the exons ATGAAGATGGCGAAAAGACTTCAAGAATATGTGAAATACACCATAAAGGAGCTGGAATCCTACACAAAACAAGAGGGGTCATGTGTGCGGAAAATTAATTCCAGCCTACATATATCGTTAGGGCCGTATTGTTTGGCCGATTTCAAACATGCGCTCAGCGCTCATATAATGCGAAAGAAAGTTGGTTACTTTGATGCCAGACTCGAAGGCATTGTTCTGGATATAAAGAACATCAAAGTTCTGGGAATGGCTGCCGCGTTAAGATCTGATGATCCATCTATGCATGTCGATGTTAATGCCGATTGCTATGTATTCAGACCCGTTGCTGGTGCGATCTTGAGCGGCGTGGTGAAGCATGTTGGTAATCATCATATCGGTGTAATCATTTACAGAGTATTCAATGTGAGCATCAGATTTGCAGCAAAGATTAATAAGGACGAGTTCAAAATGGATGATACGTTGCGATTccgtataaaaaatttcaacctGCAACATGTATTCCCCTACATTGAAGGTGATCTTGTGACGGAAAGTGGAGTTAAAATTGTT gataaatttataaaagtggAACCAGAAAGCGCCAATGCCAATTTGGACTCGGGCATAGAAGAGCATGAAAATCACGAACTGGACGAACTTGTTACATTGATTAAGCAAGAAAATGTATCGGAGGACGAGGGGAAGGCTTTGaaagcaaacaagaaaaaagataaAAGTGCTGCCATCAAACGAAAACCTAAAGCCAGTGCCAACGAAGTATCGTTCAACGAGCCACTGCcggttaaaaaagaaataagccCGGAAAAAAAGAAACGTAAAAGCGCCAATAGTGAAGAATTGAATGTTTCGCAAACTGAAAAGGTTtctggtaaaaataaaaagcctaaaactacCAGCGAAATATTAGCCGCTACACAAATTAAAAAGGAGGATGAAAAAGACAAACGCAAAACTATTGACAGTGAACAATCAAATGGTTTTCAAACTGATGAAATTTCTGCTAAAAGCAAAAAGCATAAAGCTACTAACGAAATATTAAATGCAACACAAATCAAAACGGAAGCTGAAGAAGAAGTAACTGCTACACCTGCCAAAAGACGAAGGTCAAAAGCGAATAGTATAGGAGGGGAAAACTAG